The following proteins come from a genomic window of Solwaraspora sp. WMMA2065:
- a CDS encoding alkaline phosphatase D family protein encodes MTDGTTAGGPDPQLRPAAGPRLLIGPLLRRVVGGQATVWVETDAPATVRVATTGTAGGSARTFSAFGHHYALVVVNGLAPGSSHRYEVFLDDRRVWPEADSPYPGSVIRTRRADDDAQPVRLIFGSCRETTQHSTARRLPPDALDAYARRLAGLDPAGDDWPDLLLLLGDQVYADETSPVIRRFLRRRRRHRGLPPGAPADQVVSFPEYTRLYLESWRDPEIRWLLSTVPSVMIFDDHEVIDDWNTSAAWRARMRGEPWWPERISRGLASYWVYQHLGNLAPDEVAADPVFRAVTAADDATDVLREFGARVDAEADVAHDPQRWSQVQYQWSFSLDVGRTRVIVLDNRCSRVLRPGARSMLPAGEWAWFTDRAHGRYDHLVVGASLPWLMPPGIHHLESWNERLAESPRRWVAAASEWLRQALDLEHWAAFRRSFDDLGQLFARIGAGPSAADRTQPDRIGTGPGHPPPASISMLSGDVHHSYVARAVLPGRVRTPVHQLTCSPIHNQVPALMRPLMRLGWWRGPTAALRALARTAGLPRPSVRWRKLDGPYFGNAVSTLLHDGATAEVTLEGTTTDGALREVARRRLTDSAAAQPTPQPPQQAAGLAQ; translated from the coding sequence CGGCCACGGTACGGGTCGCGACGACGGGCACGGCGGGCGGCTCGGCCCGCACCTTCAGCGCGTTCGGGCACCACTACGCGCTCGTGGTGGTCAACGGGCTGGCCCCCGGCTCCAGCCACCGCTACGAGGTCTTCCTCGACGACCGGCGGGTCTGGCCGGAGGCGGACTCGCCGTACCCGGGCAGTGTGATCCGGACCCGGCGGGCCGACGACGACGCCCAGCCGGTGCGGCTGATCTTCGGATCCTGCCGGGAGACCACCCAGCACTCCACCGCCCGACGGTTGCCGCCGGACGCGCTCGACGCGTACGCCCGGCGGCTGGCCGGCCTGGACCCGGCCGGCGACGACTGGCCCGACCTGCTGCTCCTGCTCGGCGATCAGGTGTACGCCGACGAGACGTCGCCGGTGATCCGACGGTTCCTGCGGCGGCGGCGCCGACATCGCGGGCTACCGCCCGGTGCCCCAGCCGATCAGGTGGTCAGCTTCCCCGAGTACACCCGGCTGTACCTGGAGTCGTGGCGGGACCCGGAGATCCGCTGGTTGCTGTCGACCGTCCCGAGCGTGATGATCTTCGACGACCACGAGGTGATCGACGACTGGAACACCTCGGCCGCCTGGCGGGCACGGATGCGCGGCGAGCCCTGGTGGCCGGAGCGGATCAGCCGCGGACTCGCCTCCTACTGGGTCTACCAGCACCTGGGCAACCTGGCCCCGGACGAGGTCGCCGCCGACCCGGTGTTCCGGGCGGTCACCGCCGCCGACGACGCCACCGATGTGCTGCGCGAATTCGGCGCCCGGGTGGACGCCGAGGCGGACGTCGCGCACGACCCGCAGCGCTGGTCGCAGGTGCAGTACCAGTGGAGCTTCTCGCTGGACGTCGGCCGGACCCGGGTGATCGTGCTGGACAACCGGTGCAGCCGGGTACTGCGGCCGGGGGCACGCAGCATGTTGCCGGCCGGTGAGTGGGCCTGGTTCACCGACCGGGCCCACGGCCGCTACGACCATCTGGTGGTCGGCGCGTCGCTGCCCTGGCTGATGCCGCCCGGCATCCACCACCTCGAGTCGTGGAACGAACGGCTGGCCGAGTCGCCCCGGCGGTGGGTCGCGGCTGCGTCGGAGTGGCTGCGCCAGGCCCTGGACCTGGAGCACTGGGCCGCGTTCCGGCGCTCCTTCGACGACCTCGGGCAACTGTTCGCCCGGATCGGCGCGGGGCCGTCTGCCGCCGACAGGACGCAACCGGACCGGATCGGCACCGGGCCGGGCCATCCGCCACCGGCCTCGATCAGCATGCTCTCCGGCGACGTGCACCACTCGTACGTGGCGCGGGCCGTGCTGCCTGGGCGGGTTCGCACCCCGGTGCACCAGCTCACCTGCTCACCGATCCACAACCAGGTGCCGGCGCTGATGCGGCCGTTGATGCGGTTGGGCTGGTGGCGGGGGCCGACGGCGGCGCTGCGGGCGCTGGCCCGCACCGCCGGACTGCCAAGGCCATCGGTGCGCTGGCGCAAGCTGGACGGCCCATACTTCGGCAACGCGGTCAGCACGCTGCTGCACGACGGCGCGACGGCCGAGGTGACGCTGGAGGGCACGACAACCGACGGCGCGTTGCGTGAGGTGGCCCGCCGCCGGCTCACCGATTCGGCGGCGGCGCAGCCGACGCCGCAGCCTCCTCAGCAGGCTGCGGGGCTTGCGCAGTAG